A portion of the Gammaproteobacteria bacterium genome contains these proteins:
- a CDS encoding N(4)-(beta-N-acetylglucosaminyl)-L-asparaginase: MARAASGSSRRRFFKQGFGVGAGALALGRWPRGLLRRQQAGAPLIITSHTNETGRNAMAQAWDILSQGGSALDAVERGANVIEVDPDDAGVGYGGLPNEDGVVQLDASCMDGKTYSAGAVASIEDIKTPSSVARLVMERTDHVMLVGPGAREFALSFGFKAENLLTENARMAWVRWRETHSERRDDWGPPDHIRDRPGRQTGGLPGEDDFNYGTTNVLAVDANGDVAGITTTSGLSWKIPGRIGDSPIIGAGLYVDNDVGAAAVTGRGEDVIKSCASYFIVGRMREGRSPQEACEDAVEMIVGRYRAVDLDFVPSEKFVAINRDGEIGCARMAGSSGRIGTLTYRNSSGLGTFEGTQLYPTS, encoded by the coding sequence ATGGCCAGAGCAGCTTCCGGTTCATCCCGCCGGCGATTCTTCAAGCAGGGCTTCGGCGTCGGCGCGGGAGCGCTGGCCCTCGGCCGCTGGCCCCGAGGGCTGTTGAGGCGGCAGCAGGCGGGCGCCCCCCTCATCATCACCAGCCACACCAACGAGACCGGACGCAACGCCATGGCGCAGGCGTGGGACATCCTATCCCAGGGCGGAAGCGCGCTGGACGCGGTCGAGCGCGGCGCCAACGTGATCGAGGTGGATCCCGATGATGCCGGGGTCGGCTACGGCGGGCTTCCCAACGAGGACGGCGTGGTGCAGCTCGACGCCTCCTGCATGGACGGAAAGACCTACAGCGCCGGCGCGGTGGCGTCGATCGAGGACATCAAGACCCCGTCTTCGGTCGCGCGGCTGGTGATGGAGCGCACCGACCATGTCATGCTGGTGGGGCCGGGCGCGCGCGAGTTCGCCCTCTCCTTCGGCTTCAAGGCCGAGAATCTGCTGACCGAGAACGCGCGCATGGCGTGGGTGCGCTGGCGCGAGACCCACAGCGAGCGGCGGGACGACTGGGGTCCGCCCGACCACATCCGCGACAGGCCCGGCAGGCAGACCGGCGGGCTCCCCGGCGAGGACGACTTCAACTACGGCACCACCAACGTGCTGGCCGTGGACGCCAACGGAGACGTGGCGGGCATCACCACCACCAGCGGCCTCTCCTGGAAGATCCCCGGCCGCATCGGTGACTCGCCCATCATCGGCGCGGGACTCTACGTCGACAACGACGTGGGCGCGGCGGCGGTCACCGGCCGCGGCGAGGACGTGATCAAGTCGTGCGCGTCGTACTTCATCGTCGGGCGCATGCGCGAGGGACGTTCGCCGCAGGAGGCCTGCGAGGATGCGGTCGAGATGATCGTCGGCCGTTACCGAGCGGTCGACCTCGACTTCGTGCCCAGCGAGAAGTTCGTGGCGATCAACCGCGACGGGGAGATCGGCTGCGCCCGCATGGCGGGAAGCTCCGGCCGCATCGGCACGCTGACGTACCGCAACTCCTCCGGCCTCGGCACCTTCGAAGGCACCCAGCTCTACCCGACGAGCTGA
- a CDS encoding DUF1326 domain-containing protein: MSGSPVTAGSHAADTRAWWARGLLFESCNCQVVCPGHVHFSQNCTHERCIGYWALRFDEGRFGDTRLDGVRAVVAFECPQLMIAGDWTEVLLIDEEASPDQRAAVEAILRGEAGGPWQVLARFVSEWLPTRFVPIEIDDEGKVKRVRVGRLLDASVEDIRGWDRDLPVTFQNMFNQIHAPTQTIARGQTHGDIGGIRLRNEATHGLHSRFEWRVGKKSLQERD; the protein is encoded by the coding sequence ATGTCCGGCTCGCCCGTAACGGCCGGCTCACACGCGGCGGACACCCGCGCCTGGTGGGCTCGCGGCCTCCTGTTCGAGAGCTGCAACTGCCAGGTGGTGTGTCCGGGCCACGTCCACTTCAGCCAGAACTGCACCCACGAGCGCTGCATCGGCTATTGGGCGCTCCGCTTCGACGAAGGCCGATTCGGCGACACCCGCCTCGACGGGGTGCGCGCGGTGGTCGCCTTCGAATGCCCGCAACTGATGATCGCGGGCGACTGGACCGAGGTGCTGCTCATTGACGAGGAGGCTTCGCCGGATCAGCGCGCGGCGGTGGAAGCCATCCTGCGCGGCGAGGCCGGCGGCCCGTGGCAGGTACTTGCGCGGTTTGTGTCAGAGTGGCTGCCCACGCGCTTCGTCCCCATCGAGATCGACGATGAGGGCAAGGTGAAGCGGGTGCGGGTGGGGCGGCTGCTCGACGCGTCCGTCGAGGATATCCGCGGGTGGGACCGGGATCTGCCCGTCACCTTCCAGAACATGTTCAACCAGATCCACGCCCCCACCCAGACCATCGCTCGCGGCCAGACCCATGGCGACATCGGCGGCATCCGCCTGCGCAACGAAGCGACGCACGGGCTGCACTCGCGCTTCGAGTGGCGGGTGGGGAAGAAGTCGCTACAGGAGAGAGATTGA
- a CDS encoding alpha/beta hydrolase, translating to MPTNGERARRIALAGAVLLLAFSPAVVASAQEEPPASPPPEWEATAIDYSNVPYPYPVEYLDIRLMGEDYRMAYMDVAPTGEPNGRTVVLFHGMNFFAAAFGPTIAALTEAGFRAIAVDRLGYGRSSKPVIHYNLHMPARHTKALLDELGIEQVAVLGHSMGGMVATRFTSTYPDVVTHVIMSNQIGLTDSRHGRAWSDPQDVYESTLNGTTYESTLAGHRRYYPNGWKNEYLPWVKVQYGLTLSGHWPRMARVRAAQRQITFEDPVVHEWQYIQTKALVIGGADDRLSRDFSAAARNVAETLPNAELVLFPGIGHVPAFEYPEPYHAEVIRFLLSDPDEPADQGWR from the coding sequence ATGCCGACGAATGGAGAAAGAGCCCGCCGGATTGCACTCGCCGGAGCAGTGCTTCTGCTGGCATTCAGCCCCGCAGTTGTGGCCTCCGCCCAGGAGGAGCCCCCCGCGAGCCCGCCCCCGGAGTGGGAAGCGACGGCCATCGACTATTCCAACGTGCCCTATCCGTATCCGGTGGAATACCTGGATATCCGGCTGATGGGCGAGGACTATCGCATGGCGTACATGGACGTGGCCCCGACGGGAGAGCCCAACGGGCGCACCGTCGTCCTGTTCCACGGCATGAACTTCTTCGCCGCGGCCTTCGGGCCCACCATCGCCGCGCTCACGGAAGCCGGATTCCGGGCGATCGCCGTGGACCGGCTCGGCTACGGGCGTTCGTCCAAGCCGGTCATCCACTACAACCTGCACATGCCGGCCCGCCACACGAAGGCGCTCCTGGATGAACTCGGAATTGAGCAGGTTGCGGTCCTGGGGCACTCGATGGGCGGCATGGTGGCGACGCGCTTCACCTCCACCTACCCCGACGTGGTCACGCACGTGATCATGTCCAACCAGATCGGGCTTACCGACAGCCGCCACGGGCGCGCGTGGAGCGACCCGCAGGACGTGTACGAGTCGACGCTAAACGGCACCACCTACGAGTCGACCCTGGCCGGGCACCGGCGCTACTACCCGAACGGGTGGAAGAACGAATACCTGCCCTGGGTGAAGGTCCAGTACGGGCTCACGCTGAGCGGTCACTGGCCCCGCATGGCCCGGGTGCGGGCGGCTCAGCGGCAGATCACGTTCGAGGACCCGGTCGTCCACGAATGGCAGTACATCCAGACGAAGGCGCTCGTGATCGGCGGGGCCGACGACCGCCTGAGCCGTGACTTCTCGGCCGCCGCGCGCAACGTGGCCGAGACGTTGCCGAACGCGGAACTGGTGCTCTTCCCGGGGATCGGGCACGTGCCGGCGTTCGAGTACCCGGAGCCGTATCACGCGGAGGTCATCCGGTTCCTGCTGTCGGATCCGGATGAGCCGGCGGATCAGGGGTGGAGGTAG
- a CDS encoding type II toxin-antitoxin system HicB family antitoxin, translating to MKNTMEIDGYKAVIQFDPEIDMFRGEFIGLNGGADFYAPDVVGLRKEGATSLKVFLEMCEEDGVEPRRSYSGKFHLRMSPDLHASAAAAAAAEGKSLNQWIASAIGGVLLR from the coding sequence GTGAAGAACACCATGGAGATCGACGGCTACAAGGCCGTCATTCAGTTCGATCCCGAAATCGACATGTTCCGGGGCGAGTTCATCGGCCTGAACGGCGGAGCGGATTTCTACGCCCCCGACGTCGTAGGCCTCAGGAAGGAGGGAGCCACTTCGCTCAAGGTGTTTCTCGAGATGTGCGAGGAGGACGGCGTCGAGCCCCGGAGATCGTACTCGGGGAAGTTCCATCTGCGCATGTCGCCGGATCTGCACGCGAGCGCGGCGGCGGCCGCCGCCGCCGAAGGGAAGAGCCTGAACCAGTGGATCGCCAGCGCGATTGGCGGGGTGCTGCTGCGCTAG
- a CDS encoding type II toxin-antitoxin system HicA family toxin yields the protein MKRRHRRTLESIFRHPVSGNIPWRRVEALLVDLGAEVSEREGSRIGVRLFGDRRVFHRPHPSPNTDVGAVASIRDWLRRNGVEP from the coding sequence ATGAAGCGCAGGCACCGCAGAACCCTTGAGTCAATCTTCCGCCACCCGGTCAGCGGCAATATACCATGGCGGAGAGTCGAGGCGTTGCTGGTGGACCTGGGAGCGGAAGTCAGCGAGCGGGAAGGCTCTCGCATCGGCGTGAGGCTGTTCGGCGACCGCCGGGTGTTCCACCGGCCACACCCTTCGCCGAACACCGACGTCGGGGCGGTCGCCAGCATCCGGGACTGGCTGCGGAGGAATGGAGTGGAGCCGTGA
- a CDS encoding DUF2182 domain-containing protein has protein sequence MPALNTAFPLAALMWFGMMAVMMLPVSIPWVRVLVSLSDRGSRVRSGRRLAPAPGLWTHIRSGALFLAGYLSVWMLFSLAAAAVQFWLGERIALAGGSSLAGTVLVGAGLYQLSPVKAACLRHCRNPLTYFLTRWRDGPRGALGMGWGHGLWCLGCCWALMALALVLGVMNLLWMAVLAAAVFIENVAPGGTVAGRVAGVGLVVWGVVVWVAG, from the coding sequence ATGCCGGCCCTGAATACCGCGTTCCCCCTCGCCGCGCTCATGTGGTTCGGGATGATGGCTGTGATGATGCTCCCGGTATCGATCCCTTGGGTGCGAGTGTTGGTTTCGTTGAGCGACAGGGGCAGTCGGGTCCGGTCGGGGAGGCGGCTAGCGCCGGCACCGGGGCTGTGGACCCACATCCGGTCGGGAGCGCTGTTTCTCGCTGGCTACCTGTCGGTGTGGATGCTGTTCAGCCTGGCCGCGGCGGCGGTGCAGTTCTGGCTGGGGGAGCGCATCGCACTCGCGGGGGGAAGTTCGCTCGCGGGCACCGTTCTGGTCGGTGCCGGCCTGTACCAGCTCTCACCGGTGAAGGCCGCGTGCCTGCGCCACTGCCGCAACCCGCTGACGTACTTCCTCACCCGCTGGCGGGACGGGCCGCGCGGGGCACTGGGGATGGGGTGGGGACACGGCCTCTGGTGCCTGGGGTGCTGCTGGGCGCTGATGGCGCTGGCGCTCGTGCTGGGCGTGATGAACCTGCTCTGGATGGCCGTGCTGGCGGCGGCGGTGTTCATCGAGAACGTTGCGCCGGGCGGGACGGTAGCCGGGCGGGTTGCGGGGGTGGGGTTGGTGGTGTGGGGGGTGGTGGTGTGGGTTGCGGGGTGA
- a CDS encoding ferrous iron transporter B, whose protein sequence is MSPVSLPVLPARAAVPVTVALAGNPNAGKTTLFNQLTGMRGKTANFAGTTTSVRLGSFELGGKSIQLLDLPGLYAMSEHKTEERTARDALLGKLSGRPRPQAAIVVVDATNLARNLYLAGQVRELGVPMVIALNMIDLAEADGLEIDTDSLAVELGSPVVAVNSRSGQGFDLLKRELAYVLDSGPDAMPALPEGIAACGTCTTCPHEARYDWAEEVGARAVRAAKGARLMSLRLTEAIDRWLTHPIHGVAGFVLIMAAVFISIFTVAQYPMAWIEAGFGFAGDVFGAILPPGDLNSFVVNGLIGGIGGVLVFLPQICFLFFLITLLEDSGYLARAAFVADRPMSRVGLPGRAFVPMLSAHACAIPAIMSTRVIENWRDRLVSILVIPLLTCTARLPVYVMITALLFADRPVVGGLVFTGAYLLGMTAAIGMAFVFKSTILPGASSPLVIELPRYRLPSLRNALLTAYDRGRAFVTRAGTVILGISVVLWVLATYPKLDESEWSTVVPAETIARVADLRTAAAIAGDEAEAEALEAEAGALLSSYELEYSVAGRVGKAVEPVFAPLGFDWKINVGVISSFAAREVIVATLAIVYGIGEDAAEDEETLSATLRAQRHADGSPVFTTATALALLVFFVLAMQCLPTNVVTRRETGSWKWPALQFGYMTVLAWTAAFVVYQVVSVFA, encoded by the coding sequence ATGAGCCCCGTCTCCCTGCCCGTCCTTCCCGCCCGTGCCGCGGTTCCGGTCACGGTGGCGCTGGCGGGCAATCCCAACGCGGGCAAGACCACGCTCTTCAACCAGCTCACCGGCATGCGCGGCAAGACCGCCAACTTCGCCGGCACCACCACATCCGTGCGGCTGGGCAGCTTCGAGTTGGGCGGGAAGTCCATCCAGCTCCTCGACCTGCCCGGCCTCTACGCGATGTCCGAGCACAAGACCGAGGAGCGGACGGCCCGCGACGCCCTCCTCGGGAAGCTCTCCGGCCGACCCAGGCCCCAGGCGGCCATCGTCGTGGTCGACGCCACCAACCTCGCCCGCAATCTCTATCTCGCGGGACAGGTGCGGGAGCTGGGCGTACCCATGGTCATCGCCCTCAACATGATCGACCTGGCCGAGGCGGACGGGCTGGAGATCGACACCGATTCGCTGGCGGTCGAACTCGGCTCGCCCGTCGTTGCCGTCAACTCGCGTTCGGGGCAGGGCTTCGATCTGCTCAAGCGGGAACTCGCCTACGTGCTGGATTCGGGGCCGGATGCGATGCCGGCGCTCCCGGAAGGCATCGCGGCGTGCGGCACGTGCACGACCTGCCCGCACGAGGCGCGCTACGACTGGGCGGAAGAGGTGGGCGCGCGGGCGGTTCGCGCGGCAAAGGGCGCCCGCCTGATGTCCCTGCGCCTCACCGAGGCCATCGACCGCTGGCTTACCCATCCCATCCACGGCGTGGCCGGGTTCGTGCTCATCATGGCCGCCGTCTTCATCTCGATCTTCACGGTGGCGCAGTATCCGATGGCGTGGATCGAGGCCGGCTTCGGCTTCGCCGGGGATGTGTTCGGCGCCATTCTGCCCCCGGGAGACCTGAACAGCTTCGTCGTGAACGGGCTGATCGGCGGGATCGGCGGGGTGCTCGTGTTCCTGCCGCAGATCTGCTTCCTCTTCTTCCTGATCACGCTTCTGGAGGACAGCGGGTACCTGGCCCGGGCGGCGTTCGTGGCCGACCGGCCCATGAGCCGGGTCGGGCTGCCGGGCCGCGCGTTCGTGCCCATGCTGTCCGCGCACGCGTGCGCGATCCCGGCGATCATGTCCACGCGAGTGATCGAGAACTGGCGCGACCGGCTGGTGTCGATCCTTGTGATCCCGCTTCTCACCTGCACCGCGCGCCTGCCGGTCTATGTGATGATCACGGCGCTGCTCTTCGCAGATCGTCCCGTGGTCGGGGGCCTGGTGTTCACAGGCGCCTACCTGCTGGGCATGACCGCGGCCATCGGGATGGCCTTCGTGTTCAAGAGCACCATTCTCCCCGGCGCCTCCAGCCCGCTGGTGATCGAGCTGCCCCGCTACCGGCTGCCGTCGCTGCGCAACGCCCTCCTGACCGCATATGATCGCGGGCGAGCGTTCGTCACGCGCGCCGGCACCGTCATCCTCGGGATTTCGGTCGTGCTGTGGGTGCTCGCCACCTATCCGAAGCTGGACGAGTCGGAGTGGAGCACGGTCGTTCCGGCCGAAACGATCGCCCGGGTGGCGGATCTCCGCACCGCCGCTGCCATCGCGGGTGACGAGGCGGAGGCCGAGGCGCTGGAGGCGGAGGCGGGGGCGCTGCTTTCTTCCTACGAGCTCGAATACTCGGTTGCCGGGCGCGTGGGCAAGGCGGTGGAGCCCGTCTTTGCACCCCTGGGGTTCGACTGGAAGATCAACGTGGGGGTGATCTCGTCATTCGCCGCCCGCGAGGTGATCGTCGCGACCCTGGCCATCGTCTACGGGATCGGCGAGGATGCCGCAGAGGACGAGGAGACCCTGAGCGCGACCCTGCGCGCGCAGCGCCACGCCGACGGCAGCCCGGTGTTCACCACCGCGACCGCGCTGGCTCTGCTGGTCTTCTTCGTGCTGGCGATGCAATGCCTCCCCACCAACGTCGTGACCCGGCGCGAGACCGGCAGCTGGAAGTGGCCCGCCCTCCAGTTCGGCTACATGACCGTGCTGGCGTGGACGGCGGCCTTCGTGGTGTACCAGGTGGTGTCGGTGTTTGCGTAG
- a CDS encoding FeoA family protein, whose protein sequence is MSESDQGVPADRLDAGECGLICHIDGDHEDIERLKTMGVCLGRRLHMVKSGDPMIVSVMGTRLGIAARLSRHVFLRLDDGRPCHERHLDA, encoded by the coding sequence ATGTCCGAATCCGATCAAGGGGTTCCCGCGGACCGGCTCGACGCCGGCGAGTGCGGGCTGATCTGTCACATCGACGGGGATCATGAAGACATCGAGCGCCTCAAGACCATGGGCGTGTGCCTGGGGCGCCGGCTCCACATGGTGAAGTCGGGCGATCCGATGATCGTGAGCGTCATGGGAACGCGCCTCGGAATCGCCGCGAGGCTCTCGCGCCATGTCTTCCTGCGCCTCGACGACGGCCGTCCGTGCCACGAGCGGCACCTGGACGCGTGA
- a CDS encoding amidase — MSEDRKGGIERRRFLGMAAAGVAAGGLRPEIVLGEERRSPAAGMRTLQEAQEQELVPLGNGEPPATQFQAWPGGTGSLLEKLWRDTGGSPFERHEIEIGPWPGPAPTDPQEIAFLPAHRLGALIRERKITSEELTEIYLDRMKRHDPTLLCAVSILEDRAREEAKRADADLRAGRWRGPLHGVPWGVKDLFTVRGTRTTWGSDDFQDQVIDEDSELVLRLREAGAVLIAKLSTGQFAAGDNWYRGRTRNPWNPEQGSSGSSAGPGSATAAGLVGFSIGTETQGSIVSPSRRNGLSGLRPTFGRISRHGGMVLSWTMDKPGPMCRSVEDCALVFNAIHGADPKDPATLTAPFRFERNPDLSQMRIGFTEDAPEAFVATLAELGADPQPMAELPEGGSNSLGVESSAAFDFHVAPGGVLEQVPEPPEGEEARPPRFHRGRETLALDYVQSLRRRHILMKEMAEAMEGFDMFVTGSGETRLTNQTGHPAVVLPYDFGDGNTEDDFDHEQPICTTVIGDLFADDRILSVAHAYQSVTDWHRMHPDLA, encoded by the coding sequence ATGTCAGAGGATCGAAAAGGCGGGATCGAGCGAAGGCGTTTTCTCGGGATGGCAGCAGCCGGGGTCGCCGCCGGGGGCTTGCGCCCGGAAATCGTGCTCGGCGAGGAGCGTCGCTCTCCCGCAGCCGGGATGCGGACGCTCCAGGAGGCCCAGGAGCAGGAGCTGGTGCCGCTCGGGAACGGCGAACCGCCGGCGACCCAGTTCCAGGCGTGGCCCGGAGGCACGGGATCGCTGCTGGAGAAGCTGTGGAGGGACACCGGAGGGTCTCCCTTCGAACGCCACGAGATCGAGATCGGGCCCTGGCCGGGACCAGCCCCGACCGATCCCCAGGAGATCGCCTTTCTCCCGGCGCATCGGCTGGGCGCACTCATTCGGGAGCGCAAGATCACGTCCGAGGAGCTAACCGAGATCTACCTGGACCGGATGAAGCGCCACGACCCGACGCTCCTGTGTGCGGTGAGCATCCTGGAAGACCGCGCCCGTGAGGAGGCGAAGCGCGCCGACGCCGATCTGCGCGCAGGGCGATGGCGCGGACCGCTACACGGGGTCCCCTGGGGCGTGAAGGATCTCTTCACCGTGCGCGGAACCCGCACGACATGGGGATCCGACGACTTCCAGGATCAGGTGATCGACGAGGACTCCGAACTCGTGCTGCGTCTGCGCGAGGCGGGCGCCGTCCTGATCGCCAAGCTCTCCACCGGGCAATTCGCGGCGGGCGACAACTGGTACCGTGGTCGCACCAGGAACCCCTGGAATCCCGAGCAGGGATCGAGCGGGTCGTCGGCGGGCCCGGGTTCGGCCACCGCGGCGGGCCTGGTCGGTTTCTCCATCGGCACCGAGACCCAGGGCTCGATCGTGAGCCCGTCGCGGCGCAACGGCCTGAGCGGCCTGCGGCCTACCTTCGGGCGCATCTCGCGCCACGGCGGCATGGTGCTTTCGTGGACCATGGACAAGCCGGGCCCAATGTGCCGGAGCGTCGAGGACTGCGCGCTGGTGTTCAACGCCATCCACGGAGCGGACCCCAAGGATCCCGCGACGCTGACCGCCCCCTTCCGCTTCGAGCGCAACCCGGACCTCTCGCAAATGCGCATCGGCTTTACGGAAGATGCGCCCGAAGCCTTTGTAGCAACGCTGGCGGAACTCGGAGCCGACCCGCAGCCCATGGCCGAACTGCCCGAAGGCGGTTCCAACTCGCTCGGCGTCGAGTCATCGGCCGCCTTCGACTTCCACGTCGCGCCCGGAGGCGTGCTGGAACAGGTCCCCGAGCCCCCCGAGGGAGAGGAAGCGCGCCCGCCCCGGTTCCATCGCGGACGGGAAACCCTGGCGCTCGACTACGTCCAGTCACTCAGGCGGCGCCACATCCTGATGAAGGAGATGGCCGAGGCGATGGAGGGCTTCGACATGTTCGTGACCGGATCCGGGGAGACGCGGCTCACGAACCAGACCGGGCATCCGGCGGTGGTTTTGCCCTACGACTTCGGCGACGGCAACACCGAGGACGACTTCGACCACGAGCAGCCGATCTGCACGACGGTCATCGGCGACCTGTTCGCGGACGACAGGATTCTGAGCGTGGCGCACGCCTACCAGTCGGTGACCGACTGGCATCGGATGCATCCGGATCTGGCGTAG
- a CDS encoding VWA domain-containing protein, with protein sequence MTFARPMLLLLLPVVIGLAAFALACTTRRLRALAEGFGGEEAAGRLTTRELVDFPRRRLRVLGLAVAVMLLAAAGMRLGPGISLNASRPVDVVVALDISASMGARDLPGGRMGRAKEVVGALLEALPGERVGLVVFADWPHTLAPITADQQVVRFFADSLAENFLGERDQGTRVSAAVGEARRQLDARREEGRERVIVLVTDGEAHEDEFAVADSAALAAAGDVRIWVAGIGTAEGAGLGEGAGAPVADAGGAPVVSRLNERLLRGVARAGGGSYLDASDDRGLAELAARFRRVPEDGEGGGGPGDPVTWLILLALLLVATDGLMDRPGRARLRPVPTAPGGPRGPWRFPWTTPPELRP encoded by the coding sequence ATGACGTTTGCGCGCCCGATGCTGCTGCTTCTGCTCCCGGTCGTGATCGGCCTGGCCGCCTTCGCACTGGCCTGCACCACCCGGCGGTTGCGCGCGCTCGCGGAGGGGTTCGGGGGAGAAGAGGCGGCCGGCCGGCTGACCACCCGCGAGCTGGTGGACTTTCCCCGGCGGCGGCTCCGGGTCCTCGGCCTGGCCGTGGCCGTGATGCTCCTCGCCGCCGCCGGCATGCGCTTGGGACCCGGGATCAGCCTGAACGCCTCGCGTCCGGTCGACGTGGTGGTGGCGCTGGACATCTCCGCATCGATGGGGGCGCGGGACCTGCCGGGCGGGCGCATGGGACGCGCCAAGGAAGTGGTCGGCGCGCTCCTGGAGGCGCTCCCGGGCGAGCGCGTCGGACTGGTGGTGTTCGCCGACTGGCCGCATACGCTCGCTCCGATTACCGCCGACCAGCAGGTGGTGCGCTTCTTCGCCGACTCGCTGGCGGAGAACTTCCTGGGCGAGCGGGACCAGGGCACCCGCGTGAGCGCGGCCGTCGGCGAAGCGCGCCGCCAACTGGACGCGCGCCGGGAGGAAGGAAGGGAGCGCGTGATCGTGCTGGTGACCGACGGCGAGGCGCACGAGGACGAGTTCGCGGTGGCGGACAGCGCGGCCCTCGCGGCGGCGGGTGACGTCCGCATCTGGGTCGCGGGGATCGGCACGGCGGAGGGGGCGGGGCTGGGGGAAGGCGCGGGCGCTCCGGTCGCGGACGCAGGCGGCGCACCGGTGGTCTCGCGGCTGAATGAACGGCTGCTGCGGGGTGTCGCCCGCGCCGGCGGGGGCAGCTATCTGGACGCGTCCGACGACCGCGGCCTGGCCGAACTCGCCGCCCGCTTCCGCCGAGTTCCCGAAGACGGTGAAGGCGGCGGCGGCCCCGGCGACCCGGTAACGTGGCTGATCCTGCTGGCGCTTCTTCTGGTGGCCACCGACGGCCTGATGGACCGCCCGGGCCGCGCCCGCCTGCGACCTGTCCCGACCGCTCCCGGCGGGCCCCGCGGCCCATGGCGATTCCCGTGGACGACCCCTCCGGAGCTCCGCCCATGA
- a CDS encoding VWA domain-containing protein has translation MSVQLARPEWLVLLALVPLWLWWLRPRRTSGMLFASAGSVRLRGSRLWAVVDAIPRGLRAAALACLIVALAHPRLITAHEEPVEGGRGIVVAVDLSTSMWADDMEGSATRLEAAKAAARRFVAGRDDAIGLVTFAGEALTRLPLTRDHYLVDHAIDGMEVGLLIDGTDIAGAIAAGSALLDAAPHDSKVLVLVTDGAHNRDGLVPAMAARAAAAVGVRIYPVAIGRPDPPEPGDGTAGASAPTRRQRMETVLTQAARITGGRYFSAADVVALDSIYAEIDRLETTSQETRLTTALVPFRFLLVTGALALVLAAVGLRASRWAVLP, from the coding sequence ATGAGCGTCCAACTGGCCCGCCCGGAATGGCTGGTTCTGCTCGCGCTCGTTCCCCTCTGGTTGTGGTGGCTCCGGCCCCGGCGCACCTCCGGCATGCTCTTCGCGTCGGCGGGATCGGTGCGGCTGCGGGGGAGCCGCCTCTGGGCGGTGGTGGATGCGATTCCGCGGGGCCTGCGCGCCGCCGCGCTCGCCTGCCTCATCGTCGCGCTCGCCCACCCCCGCCTGATCACGGCCCACGAAGAACCCGTGGAGGGCGGCAGGGGGATCGTGGTGGCGGTGGATCTGTCCACGTCGATGTGGGCCGACGACATGGAGGGATCGGCCACCCGCCTGGAGGCCGCCAAGGCCGCTGCCAGGCGCTTTGTGGCGGGCCGCGACGACGCCATCGGCCTGGTCACCTTCGCCGGCGAAGCGCTCACCCGTCTGCCCCTCACCCGCGATCACTACCTGGTGGACCACGCGATCGACGGGATGGAGGTGGGGCTGCTCATCGACGGCACCGACATCGCGGGCGCGATCGCCGCGGGCTCGGCGCTGCTGGACGCTGCCCCGCACGACTCGAAGGTGCTGGTCCTGGTCACCGATGGCGCGCACAACCGCGACGGCCTTGTGCCCGCCATGGCGGCGCGTGCGGCCGCGGCCGTGGGCGTGCGCATCTACCCGGTGGCGATCGGGCGGCCCGATCCCCCCGAGCCGGGGGACGGCACGGCGGGAGCCAGCGCCCCGACCCGGCGCCAGCGAATGGAGACGGTGCTCACCCAGGCGGCGCGCATCACCGGAGGGCGCTACTTCTCGGCGGCGGACGTGGTCGCGCTGGACTCGATCTACGCGGAGATCGACCGCCTCGAGACGACCTCACAGGAAACGCGGCTCACCACCGCGCTGGTGCCCTTCCGGTTCCTCCTGGTGACCGGGGCGCTGGCGCTGGTGCTGGCGGCGGTCGGGTTGCGGGCCTCGCGCTGGGCGGTGCTGCCGTGA